A part of Vespertiliibacter pulmonis genomic DNA contains:
- a CDS encoding 1-acylglycerol-3-phosphate O-acyltransferase yields MLKLIRILAVTTASILICLVGTLYALVRLRNPSSVGVVARSFGALYPLIGVKVIKRSKPELTQPVIYIGNHQNNYDMLTIAGMMPPRTVSIGKRSLIWVPFFGLVYWATGNILLHREKRSSAISTMNKVATIIQKEKISIWMFPEGTRSRGRGLLPFKSGAFHTAIAAGVPIVPVVCSSLHNKINLNRWNNGIVICEMLEPIDTSGYSRENVKELIEKCHTQMAQKLAQLDEEVAMLEKQAD; encoded by the coding sequence ATGTTAAAATTAATTAGAATTCTAGCGGTTACAACGGCTTCTATTTTGATCTGCTTAGTTGGAACGCTATATGCATTGGTTCGTTTGCGTAATCCTAGTAGTGTTGGAGTGGTTGCCCGTTCTTTTGGTGCATTGTATCCGTTGATCGGCGTTAAGGTGATTAAACGTTCAAAACCTGAATTGACTCAACCCGTTATTTATATTGGTAATCATCAGAATAATTACGATATGCTGACAATCGCAGGAATGATGCCACCGAGAACTGTGAGTATTGGCAAGCGCAGCCTCATCTGGGTACCTTTTTTTGGACTTGTCTATTGGGCAACGGGCAATATTTTACTGCACCGTGAAAAGCGAAGTAGTGCAATTAGCACGATGAATAAAGTCGCAACAATTATTCAAAAGGAAAAAATTTCTATTTGGATGTTCCCTGAAGGCACACGAAGCCGTGGGCGTGGCTTGCTCCCGTTTAAATCGGGTGCTTTTCATACGGCTATTGCAGCGGGTGTACCCATTGTGCCAGTTGTTTGCTCAAGTTTACATAATAAAATTAATTTAAACCGTTGGAATAACGGTATAGTAATATGCGAAATGCTTGAGCCAATTGATACTTCGGGCTATAGCCGTGAAAATGTTAAAGAATTGATTGAAAAGTGCCATACTCAGATGGCACAAAAATTAGCACAGTTAGATGAAGAAGTCGCTATGCTAGAAAAGCAAGCAGATTAA
- a CDS encoding multicopper oxidase domain-containing protein gives MKLSRRQLLHRLTASSVIAFTPSIVWAKIRGKLSIPPLIEVGRGRPVRLDFRPSQTQFDAGKLVDVWGVNGRYLAPTVRVKSGDAVRLTYINSLPQPLSITIQGLFAPTEMVGSIHRQLAPNSSWSPILTVNQPACSGWYHADTMLNSAFQTYRGLAGFWLIEDGESRKAKLPNKYGIDDIPLILQDQLMNTSGMQVLDKQGIQFFGKRLFVNGQESPYFDVPRGWVRLRLLNASLSRHYELRLDNGKPLFVIATGVGFFAEPLEMESISLAPSERVELLVDVNSMEIVRLISGQKRGFFYTIEQLFTDDNELVDNTIIELRPQGLASAFENKAVLPPFQLDEFKLTINKERTFSIRPLDFLINQQRFDPKRLDFTAKKDTVERWYLTSDEPVGFTLQGAKFIIETKNKQKLPYKQLAWRDTVWLEKNQQVTLLVRFEHQASASEPFTFGVSDLMLRDRGCMGQFSVS, from the coding sequence ATGAAATTATCACGCCGTCAATTATTACACCGTTTAACGGCTAGCAGTGTAATAGCATTTACACCAAGTATAGTTTGGGCAAAAATACGGGGAAAACTATCAATTCCACCGTTAATTGAGGTTGGGAGAGGACGTCCTGTTCGCTTGGATTTTCGCCCTTCTCAAACACAGTTTGATGCAGGTAAATTAGTTGATGTATGGGGCGTAAATGGGCGCTATCTTGCTCCCACTGTACGAGTAAAATCGGGTGATGCTGTGCGTTTAACCTATATAAATAGCTTGCCTCAACCCTTATCCATTACTATTCAAGGCCTATTTGCCCCGACTGAAATGGTGGGGTCTATTCATCGTCAATTAGCCCCCAATAGTAGTTGGTCGCCCATTTTAACGGTAAATCAACCCGCTTGTAGTGGTTGGTATCACGCAGATACAATGCTAAATTCAGCTTTTCAAACATACCGAGGATTAGCGGGTTTTTGGCTTATTGAAGATGGCGAAAGCCGTAAAGCAAAGTTACCGAATAAATATGGTATAGATGATATTCCACTTATTTTACAAGATCAGTTAATGAATACCTCTGGCATGCAGGTGCTAGATAAACAAGGCATACAATTTTTTGGTAAGCGGTTATTTGTTAATGGGCAAGAATCACCTTACTTCGATGTGCCAAGGGGGTGGGTTCGCTTACGTTTACTCAATGCCTCATTATCCCGTCATTATGAATTGCGTTTAGATAATGGCAAGCCCCTGTTTGTTATTGCCACAGGGGTTGGTTTTTTTGCTGAACCACTTGAGATGGAGAGTATCTCCCTTGCCCCGAGTGAAAGAGTCGAATTACTAGTAGATGTAAATAGTATGGAAATTGTTCGCCTGATCAGCGGTCAGAAACGAGGCTTTTTTTACACTATTGAACAGCTTTTTACCGATGATAATGAATTAGTTGATAACACGATTATTGAGCTACGTCCACAAGGGTTGGCTTCTGCATTTGAAAATAAAGCTGTTTTACCCCCTTTTCAACTTGATGAGTTTAAATTAACAATTAATAAAGAGCGTACATTTAGCATACGCCCGTTGGATTTTCTCATTAATCAACAGAGATTTGATCCTAAACGGCTCGATTTTACCGCTAAAAAAGATACGGTAGAACGTTGGTATCTGACAAGCGATGAGCCAGTAGGGTTTACCCTACAAGGGGCAAAATTTATTATTGAAACCAAAAATAAACAGAAACTTCCGTATAAACAGTTAGCTTGGCGAGATACCGTCTGGCTTGAAAAAAATCAACAAGTTACTCTGCTTGTTCGTTTTGAACATCAAGCCTCAGCAAGTGAGCCTTTTACGTTTGGTGTATCGGATTTAATGCTTAGAGATCGGGGTTGTATGGGACAATTTAGTGTAAGTTAG
- the accA gene encoding acetyl-CoA carboxylase carboxyl transferase subunit alpha, with amino-acid sequence MTQEYLDFELPIAELEAKIEALRSAVGNDKKINLDDEIARLQKKSEELTKKTFADLDAWQVSKMARHPSRPYTLDYIEKIFTEFDELAGDRAFADDKAIVGGIARLDGRPVMVIGHQKGRNVKEKVKRNFGMPAPEGYRKALRLMQMAERFHLPIITFIDTPGAYPGIGAEERGQSEAIARNLREMSTLKVPVICTVIGEGGSGGALAIGVGDKVNMLQYSTYSVISPEGCASILWKSAEKASTAAEVMGLTAPRLKELALIDNIVPEPLGGAHRNVDEMAFNLKQRLVEDLADLDQLDNEGLLDRRYQRLMNYGYV; translated from the coding sequence ATGACTCAAGAATATTTAGATTTTGAATTACCCATTGCGGAGTTAGAAGCAAAAATCGAGGCACTGCGTTCAGCTGTTGGGAATGATAAAAAAATTAACCTCGATGATGAAATTGCTCGTTTACAAAAGAAAAGCGAAGAATTGACGAAAAAAACATTTGCAGATCTTGATGCGTGGCAGGTTTCAAAAATGGCACGCCACCCTAGCCGTCCTTATACGTTAGATTATATTGAGAAGATTTTTACTGAATTTGATGAACTTGCAGGCGATAGAGCTTTTGCTGATGATAAAGCGATTGTTGGTGGTATTGCTCGTTTAGATGGACGACCTGTTATGGTTATTGGACATCAAAAAGGGCGAAATGTAAAAGAAAAAGTAAAACGCAATTTTGGAATGCCTGCGCCTGAAGGCTACCGTAAAGCATTACGTTTAATGCAAATGGCAGAACGTTTTCATTTGCCGATTATCACTTTTATCGATACGCCTGGGGCTTATCCAGGGATTGGTGCAGAAGAGCGTGGACAATCAGAAGCGATTGCCCGTAATTTGCGTGAAATGTCTACCTTAAAAGTGCCAGTTATTTGTACGGTTATCGGCGAAGGTGGTTCAGGCGGTGCTTTAGCTATTGGCGTGGGTGATAAAGTAAATATGTTGCAATATTCAACTTACTCCGTTATTTCTCCAGAAGGCTGTGCCTCTATTTTATGGAAAAGTGCAGAAAAAGCCTCAACTGCTGCAGAAGTTATGGGGCTAACCGCTCCTCGCTTAAAAGAGTTAGCACTCATTGATAATATTGTTCCAGAGCCATTGGGCGGTGCACATCGTAATGTTGATGAAATGGCATTCAATTTAAAACAACGATTAGTAGAAGATTTAGCTGATCTTGATCAGCTAGATAACGAGGGATTGCTTGATCGCCGTTATCAACGGTTGATGAACTATGGTTATGTTTAA
- a CDS encoding succinate dehydrogenase assembly factor 2: protein MNRFRIEWQCRRGMRELDKLIMPFYQQHFDELNEAEQTTFVEMLNYTDPELFSWFMLQQPAPTAELQTLIMLIRTKLAY, encoded by the coding sequence ATGAATCGTTTCAGAATTGAATGGCAATGTCGGCGTGGAATGAGAGAATTAGATAAGCTCATTATGCCTTTTTATCAACAACATTTTGATGAACTAAACGAGGCGGAACAAACTACGTTTGTAGAAATGCTAAATTATACCGACCCTGAATTATTCAGCTGGTTTATGCTACAACAGCCTGCACCAACGGCGGAACTCCAAACATTAATTATGCTAATTCGTACTAAATTAGCTTATTAA
- the ispH gene encoding 4-hydroxy-3-methylbut-2-enyl diphosphate reductase has protein sequence MNIILANPRGFCAGVDRAISIVELALEIHGSPIYVRHEVVHNRFVVDGLKAKGAIFVEELDEVPNGAIVIFSAHGVSQAVRQEAKQRGLKVFDATCPLVTKVHMQVARASKKGTKAILIGHEGHPEVVGTMGQYDNPEGGIFLVEDVEDIAKLGINSDQNLTFMTQTTLSIDDTSDVIEALKQKYPAIQGPRKNDICYATTNRQQAVRELAKLAQLVLVVGSKNSSNSNRLAELASRMGTPSKLIDGPQDIDPQWLNGVTTIGITAGASAPEVLVQSVVSHLKTLGVTDVNELEGCEENTVFEVPRELRITEVN, from the coding sequence ATGAACATTATTTTAGCCAATCCAAGGGGTTTTTGTGCTGGAGTTGATCGTGCAATTTCGATTGTAGAATTAGCCTTAGAAATTCACGGCTCTCCGATTTATGTTCGCCACGAAGTCGTTCATAACCGCTTTGTAGTGGACGGATTAAAAGCCAAAGGGGCAATTTTTGTTGAAGAATTAGATGAAGTACCAAATGGAGCAATTGTTATTTTCTCCGCTCACGGGGTTTCTCAAGCTGTTCGTCAAGAAGCTAAACAACGTGGATTAAAAGTTTTTGATGCAACCTGCCCATTAGTTACAAAAGTACATATGCAAGTTGCTAGAGCCAGCAAAAAAGGGACAAAAGCTATTCTAATTGGACACGAAGGGCACCCTGAAGTTGTTGGTACAATGGGGCAATATGATAACCCAGAGGGTGGTATTTTTTTAGTTGAAGATGTAGAAGATATTGCCAAGTTAGGCATAAATAGCGACCAAAATCTAACCTTTATGACCCAAACTACTCTTTCTATTGATGATACTAGTGATGTTATTGAAGCCTTAAAACAAAAATATCCTGCTATTCAAGGACCTCGTAAAAATGATATTTGCTACGCCACAACAAACCGCCAACAAGCGGTGAGAGAGTTGGCAAAATTAGCACAATTAGTGTTGGTTGTTGGTTCGAAAAATTCCTCTAATTCTAACCGCTTGGCTGAATTAGCTTCACGAATGGGTACGCCTTCAAAACTTATTGATGGGCCACAAGATATTGATCCACAATGGTTAAATGGCGTTACTACCATTGGAATCACTGCAGGTGCATCTGCACCTGAAGTGCTAGTGCAATCTGTTGTTTCTCACCTCAAAACATTAGGGGTAACAGACGTTAATGAATTAGAAGGTTGCGAAGAAAATACCGTCTTTGAAGTCCCACGTGAATTAAGAATTACAGAGGTAAATTGA
- the lspA gene encoding signal peptidase II: MKKTGLVWLWLSFALIALDLLSKYCVVQHFELGESMNILPVFNLTYARNYGAAFSFLADHSGWQKYFFLSLAVVISAALTVMLYRNKATLKLQNAAYGLIIGGAIGNAIDRAYNGYVVDFFDFYWDIYHYPIFNIADIGIVVGAGLLILDSILAPKNKKSD, encoded by the coding sequence ATGAAAAAAACAGGTCTTGTGTGGCTTTGGTTAAGTTTCGCATTAATTGCACTTGATCTTCTGTCAAAATATTGTGTGGTACAACATTTTGAATTAGGCGAGAGTATGAATATTTTACCTGTATTTAATCTTACCTACGCGCGCAATTATGGCGCAGCCTTTAGCTTTTTAGCGGATCACTCAGGCTGGCAAAAATACTTTTTCTTAAGTTTAGCGGTAGTAATTTCTGCAGCGCTTACTGTAATGCTATATCGCAATAAAGCAACGTTGAAATTACAAAATGCAGCCTACGGGTTAATTATTGGCGGAGCTATTGGTAATGCAATTGACCGTGCTTATAACGGTTATGTGGTTGATTTTTTTGATTTTTATTGGGATATTTATCATTATCCTATTTTTAATATTGCCGATATTGGCATTGTTGTGGGAGCGGGACTACTTATTTTAGACTCGATCTTAGCGCCGAAAAATAAAAAGAGTGATTAA
- the glnB gene encoding nitrogen regulatory protein P-II has protein sequence MKKIEAIIKPFKLDDVREALTDVGITGMTVTEVKGFGQQKGHTELYRGAEYAIDFLPKVKLEIVVTDEQLDDCLEAIIDTAQTGKIGDGKIFVYDIERTIRIRTGEENEEAI, from the coding sequence ATGAAAAAAATCGAAGCCATAATTAAACCCTTTAAATTAGATGATGTGCGAGAAGCACTCACTGATGTCGGCATAACAGGTATGACCGTCACCGAGGTAAAAGGATTTGGGCAACAAAAAGGGCATACTGAGCTGTATCGTGGCGCCGAATATGCAATCGATTTCTTGCCTAAAGTTAAACTTGAAATCGTAGTAACTGACGAGCAACTTGACGATTGTCTTGAAGCCATTATTGACACTGCACAGACAGGGAAAATTGGCGATGGTAAAATTTTCGTCTATGATATTGAAAGAACAATTCGCATTCGTACAGGCGAAGAAAATGAAGAGGCTATCTAA
- a CDS encoding FkbM family methyltransferase, with protein sequence MKTYLQDLRWGKFNLIKGDMISDIASQYGEWSDVEVCIFQQLLNTQSNVIEVGSNIGMHSVPLAKMIPNGKLICFEPQRIIFQQLCCNLALNNLTNVETFRIGVSNQMTTQWIETSDYNQRWNYGSFSLNHGFNTEGRFLGNISHEEIDIIALDNFPPIQYLPSLTLLKIDAEGLDISVLQGAQNIIQLHHPFIFIEVHNSTVEDTLKELNRQEYQAYWIISERYQSDNFNQSAPIESGIDINFLCVPNHLDENISETYPIFNKLVKVKSIEQLFNRSIPLLRK encoded by the coding sequence ATGAAAACTTATCTACAGGATCTTCGCTGGGGAAAATTCAACCTTATTAAAGGTGATATGATAAGTGATATTGCATCACAATACGGAGAATGGTCAGATGTTGAAGTTTGTATTTTTCAACAACTTTTAAATACCCAATCTAATGTTATCGAAGTAGGTTCAAATATTGGTATGCATTCTGTTCCTTTAGCCAAAATGATTCCTAATGGAAAACTTATTTGCTTCGAGCCTCAACGCATTATATTCCAACAGCTTTGTTGTAATTTAGCTTTAAATAATCTCACCAATGTAGAGACATTCCGCATTGGGGTCAGCAATCAAATGACAACACAATGGATAGAAACCAGTGATTATAACCAAAGATGGAATTATGGAAGTTTCTCCCTTAATCACGGGTTTAATACTGAGGGACGCTTTTTAGGCAACATATCTCATGAAGAAATTGATATCATTGCTTTAGATAACTTTCCCCCAATACAATATCTCCCTTCACTTACATTGCTTAAAATTGATGCCGAAGGGTTAGATATATCGGTACTACAAGGCGCACAAAATATCATACAACTTCATCACCCTTTCATTTTTATTGAAGTACATAATTCAACAGTTGAAGATACGCTAAAAGAATTAAATCGACAAGAATACCAAGCTTATTGGATTATTTCCGAACGCTATCAATCGGATAATTTTAACCAATCAGCCCCTATAGAATCAGGTATAGATATAAATTTTCTCTGTGTGCCAAATCATTTAGATGAAAATATTAGTGAAACTTACCCGATATTCAATAAATTAGTTAAAGTAAAATCTATCGAACAATTATTTAATAGATCTATTCCACTACTACGGAAATAA
- the mog gene encoding molybdopterin adenylyltransferase, which translates to MTACLSKTTLKIGLVSISDRASQGLYADQGIPELQQWLEQALTEPFELETRLIPDEQPLIEQTLIELVDQHACHLVLTTGGTGPAKRDVTPDATLAVAHREMPGFGEQMRQVSLHFVPTAILSRQIGVIRHSSLILNLPGQPKAIKETLEGVKDNNGKVLVQGIFSAIPYCLQLLSEIYIDTHAEVCKSFRPKSARR; encoded by the coding sequence ATGACCGCTTGTTTAAGTAAAACCACACTCAAAATTGGCTTAGTCTCGATCTCTGACCGAGCCTCACAAGGTCTCTACGCCGATCAAGGCATTCCTGAATTACAGCAATGGCTTGAACAAGCACTCACTGAACCTTTTGAACTCGAAACTCGACTAATTCCCGATGAACAGCCATTGATTGAGCAAACGCTCATTGAATTAGTAGATCAACACGCTTGCCATTTAGTCTTAACTACGGGGGGTACAGGGCCTGCAAAACGTGATGTTACGCCCGATGCGACTCTGGCTGTTGCTCACCGAGAAATGCCTGGTTTTGGTGAACAAATGCGTCAAGTTAGCTTACATTTTGTGCCAACGGCAATTCTTTCTCGCCAAATTGGTGTGATTCGCCATTCTTCACTAATTTTAAACTTACCAGGTCAGCCTAAAGCAATTAAAGAAACGTTAGAAGGCGTAAAAGATAATAATGGAAAAGTACTCGTCCAAGGCATTTTCAGTGCTATTCCCTACTGTTTACAACTTTTAAGCGAAATTTATATCGACACGCACGCTGAAGTTTGTAAAAGTTTCAGACCTAAATCAGCTAGACGCTAG
- a CDS encoding YbaN family protein, with translation MKLFYILLGFSAIVLGIIGIALPGLPTTPFLLLALYCFGKSSERLKNWFIGTKIYDKYLKEYDRNRAMTLKQKISILAFSAPFCLFALFTLPNIWGKIALILTIFFQYYYFIFKIKTLEKQPSKVE, from the coding sequence ATGAAGCTATTTTATATCCTACTCGGTTTTAGTGCGATTGTACTTGGCATCATTGGTATTGCCTTGCCAGGGCTACCCACAACGCCTTTTTTACTACTTGCCTTATATTGCTTTGGTAAAAGTTCCGAACGCCTAAAAAATTGGTTTATTGGCACAAAAATCTACGATAAATATCTAAAAGAATACGATCGAAACCGAGCTATGACACTGAAACAGAAAATCAGCATTCTCGCTTTTTCTGCCCCATTTTGTCTCTTTGCCCTCTTTACCCTACCGAATATTTGGGGAAAAATTGCGCTCATTTTGACCATTTTCTTCCAATATTATTACTTCATCTTTAAGATTAAAACTTTAGAAAAACAGCCAAGCAAGGTAGAATAG
- a CDS encoding glycosyltransferase family 2 protein — MIDVIIPCYNAETTLQRAVQSALNQAELGIIWIIDDGSTDHTFALAKQFEAQVPNKIRVEKMPYNSGVAKARNWGALQSTAELIAFLDADDAYEPQALHVAQAIFQFRPETALVRLAMTPVNLDSRYTNHPNFSYAWQVIQMTCASNMVFRRAFFLACGGFPQDKLFRTFGGEDGALGIATTKISHISTAFDAVGVQHFCRPGMHAEYLLEAILYQNQRAEITAEQLQHADRVTDNICQQITQLRACLTTEHIGIHPVKLEWN; from the coding sequence ATGATCGATGTAATTATTCCCTGCTACAACGCAGAAACAACCCTACAACGAGCTGTACAAAGTGCGTTGAACCAAGCTGAACTTGGTATAATTTGGATCATTGATGATGGCTCAACGGATCACACTTTCGCCCTTGCAAAACAATTTGAAGCTCAAGTTCCCAATAAAATTCGAGTTGAAAAAATGCCCTATAATAGTGGGGTTGCTAAAGCACGAAATTGGGGAGCATTACAAAGCACGGCTGAATTGATCGCTTTTTTAGATGCAGATGATGCCTACGAACCACAAGCTCTGCACGTGGCACAAGCTATTTTTCAATTTCGTCCCGAAACAGCATTAGTACGGCTTGCAATGACACCCGTCAATCTTGATTCTCGCTATACTAATCACCCTAATTTTTCCTACGCGTGGCAAGTTATTCAAATGACTTGTGCAAGTAATATGGTCTTTAGACGGGCCTTTTTCCTCGCTTGTGGTGGCTTTCCACAAGATAAACTTTTTCGTACATTCGGAGGAGAAGATGGAGCATTAGGAATCGCTACAACAAAAATTAGCCATATTTCAACCGCTTTTGATGCCGTAGGAGTACAACATTTCTGCCGACCAGGTATGCACGCTGAATATCTATTAGAAGCTATTTTATACCAAAATCAGCGAGCAGAAATTACTGCTGAACAACTCCAACACGCTGATCGTGTTACCGATAATATTTGCCAGCAAATCACGCAATTACGGGCTTGCTTAACGACTGAACATATTGGTATTCACCCTGTCAAACTTGAATGGAATTGA
- the lpxH gene encoding UDP-2,3-diacylglucosamine diphosphatase, whose protein sequence is MVQYFIADLHLNDAQPEITELFLQFMTEKAPLADTLYILGDLFDFWIGDDENSELIQTVKKAIKLVTAQGVPCYFICGNRDFLLGKKFAEQTGMQLLPDYHLIDLYGKKTLLCHGDTLCIDDIKYQQFRKKVHQKWRQQLFLCLPLWVRLKIAQKIRQKSRGEKNIKPAEIMDVNPEFTANLMLQYQADWLIHGHTHKQAVHYCKKNSTTDRLFTRIVLGDWGKTASILAVTPSHFEFNQER, encoded by the coding sequence ATGGTTCAATACTTTATCGCCGATCTTCATTTAAATGATGCCCAACCAGAAATTACCGAGCTTTTTTTGCAATTTATGACAGAAAAAGCACCGCTTGCTGACACTCTGTATATTTTAGGCGACCTATTTGATTTTTGGATTGGTGATGATGAAAACTCCGAACTTATCCAAACCGTCAAAAAAGCAATTAAACTAGTTACGGCACAGGGTGTACCCTGCTATTTTATCTGTGGCAATCGAGATTTCTTACTTGGTAAGAAATTTGCAGAGCAAACAGGAATGCAGCTCCTACCAGATTATCACCTCATTGATCTTTACGGTAAAAAAACCCTTTTATGCCACGGCGACACGCTCTGTATTGACGATATCAAATATCAGCAATTCCGCAAAAAGGTCCATCAAAAATGGCGACAACAGCTATTTTTATGTTTACCGTTATGGGTAAGATTAAAAATCGCACAAAAAATTAGACAAAAAAGCCGTGGTGAGAAAAATATAAAACCAGCTGAAATTATGGACGTTAATCCTGAATTTACTGCCAACCTTATGCTGCAATATCAAGCTGATTGGCTCATTCACGGACACACACACAAACAAGCGGTACATTATTGCAAAAAAAATTCAACAACTGACCGCTTGTTTACCCGTATTGTACTAGGTGATTGGGGAAAAACTGCCTCTATTTTAGCCGTAACGCCTAGCCATTTTGAATTTAATCAGGAACGATAA
- a CDS encoding DUF1523 family protein yields MKSIIKYFLILVMLSLHIVLIGAVNYAFPSYETTAVTGMEVRRMDKDGMISKSNPPDGEVRDVYFLFTEQPENKKIMVYRNEDTGWGLPFYFKFNSADIQAKAQAYANSKQLVEIKYYGWRINWLNEFRNIVAIKQLDENNTPSKPWVSYILYVLFGITFFLSVQVIRGWFDSSK; encoded by the coding sequence ATGAAATCTATCATCAAATATTTTCTAATTTTAGTTATGCTATCATTGCATATCGTTCTTATTGGTGCGGTAAATTATGCTTTTCCAAGCTATGAAACCACCGCTGTAACAGGAATGGAAGTTCGCCGAATGGATAAAGACGGAATGATCAGCAAATCTAATCCACCCGATGGCGAAGTACGTGATGTCTATTTTTTATTCACCGAACAGCCTGAAAATAAAAAAATTATGGTTTACCGAAATGAAGATACGGGCTGGGGATTACCGTTTTATTTTAAATTTAACTCAGCAGATATTCAGGCCAAAGCCCAAGCCTATGCTAACAGCAAACAATTAGTTGAAATTAAATACTATGGTTGGCGGATTAACTGGCTCAATGAATTCCGTAATATCGTGGCAATCAAACAACTTGATGAAAATAATACGCCATCAAAACCGTGGGTAAGCTATATTCTCTATGTGCTCTTTGGAATCACTTTTTTCTTATCCGTGCAAGTTATCCGTGGTTGGTTTGATAGTTCGAAATAA
- a CDS encoding TatD family hydrolase produces MNNLFIIDSHCHLDSLDYETRHKDVDEVIDSAKNRGVQHLISICTTVGRFSKMKALTAHRKDVSLSCGVHPLNVEDEPFDYDKLLEFSQDPKVVAIGETGLDYHYTPETKALQQSLFEQQIEIANRLHKPLIIHTRSAREDTIHLLTKGNAEKCGGVLHCFTEDWDMAKKALDLGFYISISGIITFRNAEELRDVVRKLPLDRLLVETDSPYLAPIPYRGKPNQPAYVREVCEYVATLKGVSLEEMAQITTQNVQNLFKITC; encoded by the coding sequence TTGAATAACCTATTTATTATTGACTCCCACTGCCATTTAGATTCCCTTGACTATGAAACTCGCCATAAAGATGTCGATGAAGTCATCGACTCTGCGAAAAACCGAGGCGTACAGCATTTAATCTCAATCTGTACTACCGTTGGGCGTTTCTCTAAAATGAAAGCGCTCACCGCCCACCGCAAAGACGTTTCGCTTTCCTGTGGCGTTCATCCACTGAATGTGGAAGATGAACCTTTCGATTATGATAAATTATTAGAATTTTCCCAAGATCCGAAAGTCGTAGCGATTGGTGAAACAGGGCTAGATTACCACTATACCCCCGAAACTAAGGCATTACAGCAATCGCTCTTTGAACAACAAATTGAGATTGCGAACCGCTTGCATAAGCCATTAATTATTCACACTCGTTCCGCTCGAGAAGATACAATTCACCTCCTAACAAAAGGCAACGCAGAAAAATGTGGCGGTGTGTTGCACTGTTTTACAGAAGATTGGGATATGGCAAAAAAAGCATTAGACCTAGGGTTTTATATTTCAATTTCGGGCATTATTACCTTCCGTAATGCTGAAGAATTACGAGATGTAGTGCGTAAACTACCGCTTGATCGTTTATTAGTGGAAACCGATTCCCCTTACCTTGCCCCTATTCCTTATCGAGGCAAGCCAAACCAGCCCGCTTATGTACGAGAAGTCTGTGAATATGTTGCAACACTCAAGGGGGTATCCCTTGAAGAAATGGCACAAATTACAACACAAAACGTGCAAAACTTATTCAAAATAACTTGCTAA